Proteins found in one Cytophagia bacterium CHB2 genomic segment:
- a CDS encoding amidase, producing the protein MRHHKIGATLILAAGALVLFLNCGVENPLQPARGNNEVWIQASGFDPATLTVPAGATVVWTNKDNTIHDVTSGTPMNPGTDFTPSPPLKANETYSVRFTQAKQYPYYCTVHQNSGTIVVQ; encoded by the coding sequence ATGCGGCATCATAAAATCGGCGCCACGCTTATTCTCGCCGCCGGCGCGCTTGTTTTGTTTCTCAATTGTGGTGTGGAAAATCCCCTGCAACCCGCGCGCGGCAATAATGAAGTTTGGATTCAAGCGAGCGGATTTGATCCCGCCACGCTTACCGTTCCGGCCGGCGCCACCGTGGTTTGGACGAATAAAGACAACACCATTCACGATGTCACCAGCGGCACCCCCATGAATCCCGGCACGGATTTTACGCCGTCGCCGCCGCTCAAGGCGAACGAGACATATTCGGTGCGCTTCACGCAAGCGAAGCAATATCCTTATTATTGCACCGTGCATCAAAACTCCGGAACGATTGTCGTGCAATAA